The following DNA comes from Candidatus Eisenbacteria bacterium.
CGATCCGACAGTCCTCTCCGTGCGTGAGACGAGGTTTTTCCTCGATGCGCCCGCGAGATACATCCGGTACGAGGAGCTCGAGTACCTGATGTCGCCCCTCCTGGCTTTGGAGCGCAGAACTCCGACTGAGAAGCCGTACTTATCCTCCCTCTCAACCTCATTTTCTCCCGAGATACAGCTCAACGCCTCCCTGCCTGAGAATGAAACTGCGAATGAGCCAGTCTTTCCCGGCGCAAATTCGATCTCCTCGTTGACTCTCGTCTCTCCAGAAAGAACCCCATCATAGCCGCCAATCTGGAAAACCGACATGCTTCCCTGTCTGATTGTTTCGATGCTGTTTCGCCAGAAAATATTGGACAGCCACGAGGCCGTGTTCTTGTCGCGACACCTGAATGGAGAAAAATCAGTATTGAGAGCCATCCTCACAGATGTGACGACTGTGCTGTCATCACTCCGGCTCTGGCTCAGTTCGTAGTCGCCGCCCGGAACCGGGTTTCCATTTACGTCGAAGTTCCCCTTTCCCACTCCGACAAACACCAAATCCCGCCTCAGGGTGAGGAATCCGTTCCTGGTACCTTCGAGACGGAGTTTTCCTTCAAACATGCCGTCCTTATCATACCCGACATTCAACTGTCCTAGCGAGTGCCGGCTCTTCGCAGTTTCTCTGTAAACCGTGTGGCTCATATTGCCGGATGCCTTAAGCTCCCTTGTCGGAGCCGAATCAAACGAGAACAGCCCCGTGACTCTGGAGGAAATGCCGCTCCAGGTTTGGCTTTCCTTCGTGAATTCATCTTTCTTCGTGCCCCTCAGCTCAAAGGATGCCACATCTCCAAACCTAACGTTTGCCCCGGAGCTGTACTCCTCCCTCAATCGCGGCGACCGGTTTCCCCCCGAAGAAGCTTCCCGTTCGTAAAAGGCGAAAGGTCTCACCTTGCCCAAGCCGACCGTCGTGTTCATCCCGTGAGTCGTTCTCTCCGAGGGAGCGCGTCCCGGAAAACTCGAAATGACACCTTCATATCTTCCGCCAAAAGTGGAATTCCCGGTGGAAGTGAAGCTCAAGAGATTTCTTCTCGAAGAAAAATCGTTTCCGCCCGAAAGGCCTCCCCGCTCAAAACTCAGCTCGCGGGTCTTCACCGGCCTGTAATTGAGTTTGAGAAGAGAAGTCACTCCCCCGGAAGACAATTCTTCCTTCGTACCGTTCCACGAAATCTCGTTGAATCCCTCGTTCACCCTGCCGAAAGGTAAGAACGAATCCTCAACCTTCTTAAGCGAAAGGCCGCATTCGAGCTCGCCCATATTCATTGTCCCAACACCAATTTCCTTCTTCAAATGTGATCCCGTCCTGAAGGCAAACCCGTCATAGGAATCATATCTGTTCACACCCCTTGTTCCCTTCCTCGAAACCGCCCCTTCGAAGTTGAAAACCGCTGAGTTCGTTACCGGAAGCTCCGCTCCAAGCTGAAGAAGTGAGCGGGAGAGAGCCGACTGGCCCGCGGCTGGAGGGTCGGAAACCGAATCGGCCTGAGCCCCGGGGAGTGTTCCCTTCTCAAGACTACTTGCCGGCGTCAGAGGGTGCTCCGTCTCCTGCACGAAAGCAGCAGAAAAATGTTTCCCGCCCTTCTCCCCGTGCTCAAGAACAGTTCCTACGAAGCCTTTCTTTCCGCCATCTCTTTGAAGCTGGAAATCCACCAGGATCCTTGAATCTTTTCCAATGATTCTGCGAGGCTGAAACGTAATGGCACCCCGATAATAATCTACCGAGTAATCTGCCCCTTCTCCCCGTGTCATCCTCTCACCATCCAGGAATACCTTTTCAGAGCCGGGCCGCAGGCTGCCTTCACTGCTTGATATCAGATAATACGGCCCCTGCTTCCCATCCACTCCAAAGATCTCTTTGGAGAGAAACTCGCTCCTTGATGAGCCAAGGGAGAGGTTAAGACTGGATGAATTCACCTGGGTTGCAATTCGTACGCCCTGGAGTTGGCGCGAAAAGTCTCCGAAGCCGGATTCGTCGCGGGAAGCGTCGTAATCCCCGAGCAGGACCGAGGAAGACCTGGAGCGCACCTCCACCAGTATCTTGTCAAGCTCGCCGAGCTCCTCGGTCAATCCATTTCCACCCGCAGGCGAATCTCTGTCGGAAAGGACTGCCGCGATTTCGACATCGTTCACCCTTCCGCCGACTCGAAGGTCGAGAGCTTGCTTGAGAGAGAAATCTTTGGACGAACCGGCCTCGAGCGATATCACTTTCGAACCGGAAATTGAGAATGAAGACAGTTCGTCGGATTTGTTTTCCCTGAGGCTCTCCTTTTTTCTGTGGGGCTGATCGGCACTATCCTGGGCCGACGTCAGCTGTGTTTCACTTCTGTACTCCCTCCCCAGATAGAATGGCAGATGTGCATAGGTGACTAGAAGACTGTCTTCTCCGGGAACGGGCCGCGCGAGATGCAGCATGCCGGCTGAATAGTCGACCGAGTAGTCTCTTCCCCTGACCAGAAGAGAATCGTGAACATATACCTTTTCGCTCCCAAGGAAGATGAAGTCGTGCGGAAGCCTGTAGGACAACGGGGATTCGGCCTTGCCCAGAATCACTTTGGCTTCCTGTGCCCGAACAGGCAAAGGCGAGACGAGCAGTGCCAGGACGCCGGCCAGAAGTACGCTACTTCTGAGATGGTTCATAATCAACCCTGAATGCCTGAATCCTGTCATTCCCTTTGTCGGCAACGTACAACATACCGTCGCTGGAAACGGCAACGTCAATAGGACATCTGAAGGACCCAGGCCCTGAGCCGCGGGTGCCTATGGAAAGCACCGGCCTACCCTCTCTGGAATACACTAACACCTTGTCGCTGCCGCAGTCTGCAACAAACAGGTTCCCGTAGCCGTCAACGGCAATTCCTGAAATATTCGACGAGCCCTCTCCCGTTTTCCAGCTCTGAATAGTCCCGCCCATCGCATCAAAAACGATTATCAGGCCGCTGACCGGATCGGAGGCGAACACTGCCCCGTCTTTTCCGACTGCAAGACCAGACGGATGAAACTCACTTGACAGGTCGCTGGGATAGAAGGACTTCACAACCTCTCCGGTCGTGGTAAGAAGCAGCACGCGTCCCCCTGCCCTGTCTGTAAGGTATATTCTGCCTGAGGAATCGAGCGCAATCCTCTCGAACGAATACGGCCGTCCTTCGGAGGAAAGTGCCGGACTTATGTCTTTTGAGAATCTTCCCCTCATGTCATATAGCTCAATTATGCCTTCTCTTGATCCCAGAACGTAGATTCCAAGCTCTCCGGAAGAAAACACGTCCTTTGGACTGAAGAAAACGCTGCCGCTCGCAAGCTCACCGATGTAGTTTCCCTTCCGGTCGAACTTCTCCACCCTCCGTCCTCTTCCATCCACAACCAGAAGATTTCCAGCAGGGTCAACGTCAACTGCCTGGGGAGACTCGAAAATCCTGACTTCCCCCGACATACTGCCTAGATCGAAAAGAAAGCTCGTCCCTTGAGGGACTTTTCCGCTTTCGCGGGCAGTTGACAGAAAGGGGGAACGGCCGGTTGATGGGAGACATCCACTCAAAACAATGGCAAGGAGAGAGACAAAACAACTACACTTCAAAAACGCTCCTCAAGGCACACGCGGAAGGAAAGTCCCTGAGCCCCGGAAAACGTGACAGAAGCCCGGGGACCTTCCCTCCCGGGATCGCGTGTTTTTTTTGAAAGAATGAGGGCATCGTCCACGGCGCTGAAGATTCTGTTCAGAACCATGGCGCCGAGCACGAGCTTTGCATTGTGATATGCGCGAACGCTGCTTGTTCTCAGCGTTGAATATTCGGCCATCTTCTCGTCTGACACCCACTCCCAGCCATCGCTTCTAAAGTAGCCGTTTGTTCTCAAGTACTCTTCTTGTGCCTCTCTGTCATTGGGGTACCTGAACCTTGCGTCTCTTCTTATGTCTTCATTGTAACTTCCGGGACCCGGATCGCTTCTGTAGTACTTGCCTAGTGCCCTGTAGTAGTCGTCAGACTTCCCGTGGACATTCGTGCCTGCGAACATAGATGCAAAATTAGTGTAGCTATCCTTTCTCATGCCCCCTTGGACCTGATATACGACATATGAAAGCCACACTGCTCCTTCAGCGGCCAGAAAAACAAAAGCCCTGTCCTTCTCTCCGAGAATGTACTCCCCACCGCCCGGGATAAGGAGAGAAACGAGAATCGAAATCTTCTCTCTGGACGCTTTTCCAGAATGATTCCGGCTCATCCCCTCTTTTGGCCCCAGGAAAGCAATCGGCCTCTCATCCTGAGGCGACACATTCACAAGCGAGACCGCATAGATGCCTGCTCCGTCCCCACCCTTAACAATCCTCTCCCCATTGGGGAGAGGATAGAGGTGAGGGGGGCTCTCCCCTCCGGGGAGAGGACAAAGGTGAGAGGTCCCGCTCGCAGCAGAATACAAAAACCCCGCGAGCGTGAAGACAGAAAAGATGAAGAAGAGACTAGAAAGTTTTCTTGAGCGCAATCCTTCCTTCTCCGGTTGCAGGATGAACACTCACATTTAAGGACATCCCCCTCTTTGCAAGGATCAATGCATCAAGCGCACTTGCGACTCTGTTAAGAAGAAGGCCCATCGTCGCATACCTCGCCGTCCTCAAGAGGGAATTGCTCTTGTCTCTTCTCGAAAGATACGTGGTTCTGCTCAGACTGGTATCCCAGCCGGCAATGAACCTGTTATCCTTCCCAATCTCCTCATAGAACTCCCCTTTGTCCTTCTCATAGAGTTCCCCCAGGAATTCGCTGGCAAGAGTGTCATCGGGAGTACTCACTGTGTTCCGGTATCTGGCCCAGTCCCAATGCTCGTCGGCAAAGCGCTTATATTCTCTCTCCTCCGCCTTTCCGCTCGCCCTGAACGAGAAGAATGTAACCCAGCCAACGGCCTCCACCCCCCAGAACACAAGACTTCTGCCTGTGACAGAGCGCTGAGCATAGATTTCGCCTGTTCCGGGCATCGCCAGGGAAAGGAAGAGTGCACCTCCAGGATTCGGCGGAGTCCTTGCCTCCTTACTCTTCTGCTCTTCCCCCTGCTCCTCTTTTTTCTCCTCCCTCTTGATAGCCCTTTGTGCCGCAAACTCATGCTTCAGGGAAAGCACAGACTCACGGTATCTTACCGTCCGCATCGAGCCCTGAGACTCAATTGACGCGTGAGACGCTGCCGGCACAAGGTAGCTGTCGTGTGCAATGAGCCTCCCGGCAGAGAAGGAGCTTCCCTGCCAGGAAACCAGGAGGAGCAGAGATAACAAAAAGAGGAAATGAGAACGCACTATTCTCTAGAACTTCGCCGTGAGAGAGTATCTGGACGCCCTCTCGAGGAATTTGGACTGGGTAACATTCGCATAGTCGAACCTAAGCCTCCCGTACATGATCCCAATCCCGAATGTTGGTCCAACGACCGTGCTTCCAGTGAGTCCCTCATCTATATAGCCCGCCCTGAGCGCAAGAAAGTCGTTCCAATTGAACTCGGCCCCGTAGTTGAAAATCGGAGGGTCGTCGACATAGACAAAAGGTTTGTTGAAATCAAAGGTGAACAACAGCTTGGACGCCGGACCAAATCCCAATACATAGGCCGCGCCAACCTTAAGGTTTCTCCCAAGAGGATCCGACTGATCCTCATCAACGTACGCTATGTTCGGACCAAGGTTCTGAAATGACGCACCAAGACACAGTTTTCCCGAACGAAGTCTTGTCAGAGCTCCGAGGTCAACAGCCACCGTAGTCCCGGCGCCCCTCTTGCCCATTCCGGCCTGCAAAGCCCACGCCGGAGCGAGGTCAACACGAACGAACTTAAGATTGACCCCGATCCCGAGAACGCTGCTCAACTTTGAGGCAAAGGCGATCGAAGGTGCAAATTCAAACGGTGAAAACGTCCCTATCACATCTTCGGGACCGCCCGGACCGGTTGCGACGTTCTTGCCGTACGTGAGATATGCAAGTGAGGTCCCCACCGCCCCCCATTCACCCAGAGATGTCGTGGCACTCAGGAACTCGTAATAGACATCGGAGACGAGGTCCGGAACAAGCGCTATGTGAGTCAGTGACCCGTTTGTCCCTTTCAAAAAAGCCATTCCTGCCGGGTTCCACCAGACGGCACTGGCGTCGTCAGCAATTGCGCCGAAACTTCTTCCCATCCCGTCAGCTCTGGCGTTAGGCGCAATTTGAAGAGAAATGGCGCCTGCGCTGGTCTGCCCCGGGCAGCTCTGGGAAGAGAAAATGAAGAATACGAGAAATAGCAGCGATATCACCATCTTTGCCATACGGATCCCTTTCTTTTCAACTGCCTATCCGGTCGAGCAGCCCTAGAGGACAGCCCCCCAACCTCAAGGCCACGCGATGACCGCCTGCGGCCAGCATGCTTGATCCAGCCTGCTACTTATCTTACACCGGACGTCGGAAGTAGGTCAAGAAAATGCTGGCCGGCCGCCGTCCTTACCTCATCATTACGGCCCTGCCAACCGAGGTGGCAGTCTTTCCCGAAGCCGTCCCCTTGGCAGAAATCTTGTATATGTAGAGACCGTTTGCAACCCTGATTCCGGTCTCGTCCAGTCCGTCCCAGCGCACATTGTTCTGACCGATCTCTCCAGCCGTCTTCAGAATTCGAAGCTGCCTCCCGGACACCGTGAATATCTTGATAGTCACCTCTGAGGGCTGAGTAAGCTCAAAGCTGATATCGGTCCACTCGCTGAATGGGTTAGGGAAGTTGAACACAGTTTT
Coding sequences within:
- a CDS encoding NHL repeat-containing protein, with the protein product MKCSCFVSLLAIVLSGCLPSTGRSPFLSTARESGKVPQGTSFLFDLGSMSGEVRIFESPQAVDVDPAGNLLVVDGRGRRVEKFDRKGNYIGELASGSVFFSPKDVFSSGELGIYVLGSREGIIELYDMRGRFSKDISPALSSEGRPYSFERIALDSSGRIYLTDRAGGRVLLLTTTGEVVKSFYPSDLSSEFHPSGLAVGKDGAVFASDPVSGLIIVFDAMGGTIQSWKTGEGSSNISGIAVDGYGNLFVADCGSDKVLVYSREGRPVLSIGTRGSGPGSFRCPIDVAVSSDGMLYVADKGNDRIQAFRVDYEPSQK
- a CDS encoding PorV/PorQ family protein, translating into MAKMVISLLFLVFFIFSSQSCPGQTSAGAISLQIAPNARADGMGRSFGAIADDASAVWWNPAGMAFLKGTNGSLTHIALVPDLVSDVYYEFLSATTSLGEWGAVGTSLAYLTYGKNVATGPGGPEDVIGTFSPFEFAPSIAFASKLSSVLGIGVNLKFVRVDLAPAWALQAGMGKRGAGTTVAVDLGALTRLRSGKLCLGASFQNLGPNIAYVDEDQSDPLGRNLKVGAAYVLGFGPASKLLFTFDFNKPFVYVDDPPIFNYGAEFNWNDFLALRAGYIDEGLTGSTVVGPTFGIGIMYGRLRFDYANVTQSKFLERASRYSLTAKF